The Sphingomonas sp. So64.6b genome includes a region encoding these proteins:
- a CDS encoding FkbM family methyltransferase, with translation MKAWQFASKVGARISTKMPRLGAPLQLMAHRRIGELELNHMRELADREKIALDIGANWGPYTGALRGHCKAVIAFEPNPNLAKMLARAWPGIRVERCALSDRDGVAILRMPVTATGQMLPGFASIVDDPAFTNFVEQQVPMHKLDDFKLENVGFIKIDIEGHEIAAVRGGWDTISRDRPVMLIESQSEHAVGCPDALVDLLATLGYEASFLHEGKFKPFSDWSPNLRATNYDGPINNFIFRANR, from the coding sequence ATGAAAGCATGGCAATTTGCGAGCAAGGTGGGAGCTCGCATTTCAACGAAAATGCCTAGGCTTGGAGCCCCACTTCAACTGATGGCCCACCGTCGCATTGGTGAGCTTGAACTCAACCACATGCGCGAGCTGGCTGATCGGGAAAAGATCGCGCTCGATATTGGCGCAAACTGGGGGCCTTATACGGGCGCTCTTCGCGGACATTGCAAGGCGGTGATCGCCTTCGAGCCCAATCCCAACTTGGCTAAAATGCTCGCGCGCGCATGGCCTGGCATTCGGGTGGAGCGATGCGCCTTGAGTGATCGTGACGGTGTCGCCATTCTACGCATGCCAGTTACTGCAACAGGCCAGATGCTGCCCGGTTTCGCGTCCATCGTCGATGACCCAGCGTTCACTAACTTCGTGGAACAGCAGGTTCCGATGCACAAGCTCGACGATTTCAAGCTGGAGAATGTCGGTTTCATCAAAATTGATATCGAAGGGCACGAGATCGCTGCAGTTCGAGGCGGCTGGGATACGATCTCCCGTGATCGGCCGGTCATGCTGATCGAGAGCCAGTCCGAACACGCAGTTGGCTGCCCCGACGCGCTTGTCGATCTACTGGCGACGCTCGGTTACGAGGCGTCGTTCCTACACGAAGGCAAGTTCAAACCGTTCTCGGATTGGTCGCCCAACCTTCGTGCAACAAACTATGATGGCCCAATCAACAATTTTATTTTTCGAGCTAACCGATAA
- a CDS encoding FkbM family methyltransferase, which yields MFDRATLRHAPSVAMVNLVPGDIISGYIAFTGEYEPDLSGRISTLARDGGLFVDVGANMGYFSLLWAGARRDNHVIAFEASPGVYTKLIGNVAANGLGDQIETLAKAALDSTGEITFAVGPPDQTGWGGLAPEGGEGVTVPAVRLDDVVGDRTVAVMKVDVEGADLLVLRGCERLLKEKRVNRIFYECNPTRMAELGLAVDDAERYLSEVGYRTSPINSLRTEWMAVPRE from the coding sequence TTGTTCGACCGAGCAACGTTGCGTCATGCGCCTTCCGTTGCGATGGTAAACCTAGTTCCCGGCGATATTATTTCCGGCTACATTGCTTTCACGGGTGAATATGAACCCGATCTTTCCGGCCGCATTTCCACTCTTGCCCGGGATGGCGGGCTGTTCGTGGATGTTGGCGCCAACATGGGATATTTCTCGCTGCTTTGGGCGGGCGCCCGACGCGATAATCATGTCATTGCGTTTGAAGCCTCGCCAGGAGTCTATACCAAGCTAATCGGTAACGTCGCAGCCAACGGCTTGGGCGATCAAATCGAGACGTTGGCAAAGGCCGCGCTCGACAGCACGGGAGAAATCACCTTTGCAGTCGGACCGCCAGACCAGACCGGGTGGGGCGGCCTCGCGCCCGAAGGCGGCGAGGGTGTGACCGTCCCTGCCGTGCGCCTCGACGACGTTGTCGGCGACCGAACCGTCGCTGTTATGAAGGTTGATGTGGAAGGCGCGGATTTACTCGTATTGCGCGGCTGCGAACGCCTGCTCAAAGAGAAGCGCGTTAATCGGATATTTTACGAGTGTAACCCTACCCGTATGGCTGAACTCGGCCTTGCAGTTGACGATGCCGAGCGATACCTTTCCGAGGTCGGTTACAGGACATCGCCGATCAACAGTCTGAGAACCGAATGGATGGCCGTGCCGCGCGAGTAA
- a CDS encoding sialate O-acetylesterase, protein MAAISPTIFTGPYTANGTQTAFSFDFSIVGAADILVEVDGTAVPALSYTVEFTATGGTVTAVKALVTEDKASRALKVPLGEEGLEIPLSDVASIVAVGENLLAGSDISTVAGAVTSIAAVAPHVSEIAAIVPGLPSIAAVAADLTGPDTIGDVAGIALQVAQVAPHAAAVSTVAPHVATIDVAAANIAAIIAAPAAATQATAQAAIATAAAATVNASITPIMYGRGAPNALTGGPDGATYIDTSSGRQYGPRAGGVWPTRFVLLGIPGSGYEPVTVVFMVGQSNADGFSTNYATTTALSAGYGYEYHYNNGGFGAVLPLGPCRLGRTFGGPQSAFAQTWAAGGGGAVIFVDCAVGGSSMVAAYKAALAGTTDIASLSGGTWDLSDPANLYDNYMRDHMQRALREIERFGFAVKKKIIYHSQGEQDALGGASQAAHEASLRPFAARVKSDFPDIWWLTENLGTNQSGGNAVASAKIRASQAAVAADPAFSSWMKVGSNLAQTFSGLGYFSDTLHYDQTGYNLLGVDMATAGLAFTRSNGLFAVPDGTKYADLLSHLPPVNNWYRLALTTVANGAFNVSVFNDPTTPYATTAYDTSGVNRVDATQSLAWTFPNANPKEVVFYAHASTGASLLINAFTGNARISAVSVIDEGFPLNGLNINGTNETVSGIIITDADLYRLSGARMRALGIGPTAGFTAATLGNPLLAKLNGLTGLSLSRCPAIAANLDLTLTPNLVTYAHSVSGLTVAQVNARLVALDANGKSGGSASLSQYLVGVYPQAAPSGAGATAKASLIAKGWSITTD, encoded by the coding sequence GTGGCAGCAATCAGCCCAACAATATTCACCGGACCCTATACCGCGAACGGAACGCAAACCGCGTTCAGCTTCGATTTCTCGATCGTCGGCGCGGCCGATATCCTGGTCGAGGTCGACGGCACGGCCGTCCCGGCCCTGTCCTACACCGTGGAATTCACCGCCACCGGCGGCACGGTCACCGCGGTCAAGGCTCTCGTCACCGAGGACAAGGCGAGCCGCGCGCTGAAAGTACCGCTCGGGGAGGAGGGGCTCGAGATTCCCCTGTCCGATGTGGCATCGATCGTCGCAGTGGGCGAGAATTTGCTGGCGGGCAGCGATATTTCAACGGTCGCGGGCGCCGTCACATCTATCGCCGCCGTCGCGCCGCATGTAAGCGAGATCGCCGCAATCGTGCCCGGCTTGCCGTCAATCGCTGCGGTCGCCGCGGATCTCACCGGCCCGGATACCATCGGCGACGTCGCCGGCATCGCCCTTCAGGTCGCGCAGGTCGCGCCTCACGCGGCGGCGGTCTCGACGGTGGCGCCCCATGTCGCAACAATCGACGTGGCCGCAGCCAATATCGCTGCGATCATCGCGGCGCCGGCGGCCGCAACGCAAGCCACGGCGCAGGCCGCGATCGCAACCGCCGCTGCGGCTACCGTCAATGCGTCGATTACCCCGATCATGTACGGGCGCGGCGCACCAAACGCCCTGACGGGGGGTCCCGACGGTGCGACTTACATCGATACCAGCTCCGGCCGTCAGTACGGACCGAGGGCGGGCGGCGTATGGCCGACGCGATTTGTGCTGCTCGGAATCCCTGGCTCCGGCTATGAGCCGGTGACGGTGGTGTTCATGGTCGGCCAGTCGAACGCCGATGGCTTTTCGACCAACTATGCCACCACGACTGCCCTCAGCGCCGGTTACGGTTATGAATATCATTATAATAACGGCGGCTTTGGCGCTGTGCTGCCGCTCGGGCCGTGCCGCCTCGGCCGCACCTTTGGCGGGCCGCAATCGGCTTTCGCACAGACCTGGGCGGCGGGCGGAGGTGGCGCGGTCATCTTCGTCGATTGCGCGGTCGGCGGGTCTTCGATGGTCGCCGCCTATAAAGCCGCTCTGGCCGGCACGACCGACATCGCATCGCTGTCGGGCGGCACTTGGGATTTGTCCGATCCCGCCAATCTCTACGACAATTATATGCGCGACCATATGCAGCGCGCGCTTCGCGAGATCGAGCGCTTCGGATTCGCCGTCAAAAAGAAGATCATCTATCATTCGCAGGGCGAGCAGGATGCCCTTGGCGGTGCATCACAGGCGGCCCATGAGGCGTCGCTTCGGCCATTCGCCGCGCGCGTGAAGTCCGACTTCCCCGACATTTGGTGGCTGACCGAAAATCTCGGCACCAATCAGTCGGGCGGCAATGCGGTCGCTTCGGCGAAGATCAGGGCGTCGCAGGCGGCGGTCGCCGCCGATCCGGCCTTTTCGAGCTGGATGAAGGTCGGCTCCAATCTGGCGCAGACTTTTTCGGGCCTGGGTTATTTCAGCGACACGCTGCATTACGATCAGACCGGATATAATCTGCTCGGCGTCGACATGGCGACCGCCGGCCTGGCCTTTACGCGGTCGAACGGCCTGTTTGCCGTTCCCGACGGCACCAAATATGCCGATCTCCTGTCGCATCTGCCACCGGTCAACAACTGGTATCGTCTCGCGCTGACGACGGTGGCGAACGGCGCTTTCAATGTCAGCGTCTTCAACGACCCGACAACGCCCTATGCAACCACCGCGTACGACACGAGCGGCGTCAACCGGGTCGATGCGACCCAATCGCTCGCCTGGACCTTCCCCAACGCCAATCCGAAAGAGGTCGTTTTCTATGCTCACGCGTCGACCGGCGCGTCGCTGTTGATCAATGCATTTACCGGCAACGCCCGGATTTCCGCGGTTTCGGTGATCGACGAAGGTTTTCCGCTGAACGGCCTGAACATCAACGGCACGAACGAGACGGTCAGCGGCATCATCATCACCGACGCCGACCTGTATCGCCTTTCCGGCGCCAGGATGCGGGCGCTCGGCATCGGGCCGACCGCCGGCTTCACCGCGGCAACACTAGGCAATCCGCTGTTGGCGAAGCTGAATGGCCTCACCGGATTGAGCCTCTCCCGCTGTCCCGCGATCGCCGCGAACCTTGACCTCACGCTCACCCCGAATCTCGTCACCTACGCACACAGCGTGTCGGGCCTGACCGTCGCGCAGGTGAACGCGCGCCTTGTCGCGCTCGATGCGAATGGCAAGAGCGGCGGATCGGCCAGCCTTTCGCAATATCTGGTCGGTGTGTATCCGCAGGCGGCACCATCCGGCGCCGGCGCGACCGCAAAGGCGAGCCTGATCGCCAAGGGCTGGTCGATCACCACCGACTAA
- a CDS encoding lysozyme, giving the protein MTAAKLLFDAIRQIKGKALTAADVTAVNTVLASVPLPPPAGQPALAPSAACARLIKGFEQCRLTAYLPTPDDVPTIGWGTTGPGIRLGLVWTQAQADTAFAADLDRFGGTVAALLGVPAQRPAAQNPDAQSPWTTQGQYDAMVSLAYNIGTAALGNSTLLRLHLAGRYAEAADQFPRWNKQAGKVLNGLTRRRAVERAMYLGAADAKGVADAEGAGA; this is encoded by the coding sequence ATGACCGCCGCAAAGCTGCTGTTCGACGCGATCCGCCAGATCAAGGGCAAGGCCCTGACCGCGGCGGACGTGACCGCGGTGAATACCGTGCTGGCCAGTGTTCCGCTACCGCCACCCGCTGGCCAGCCCGCGCTCGCCCCCTCCGCCGCTTGCGCCCGCCTGATCAAGGGCTTCGAGCAATGCCGGCTGACCGCCTATCTGCCGACGCCCGACGATGTGCCGACGATCGGCTGGGGCACGACCGGTCCCGGCATCCGGCTCGGGCTGGTATGGACTCAGGCACAGGCCGACACCGCGTTTGCGGCGGATCTCGACCGGTTCGGCGGCACGGTCGCGGCATTGCTCGGCGTCCCCGCGCAACGTCCCGCTGCGCAAAACCCCGACGCGCAAAGCCCGTGGACCACGCAGGGCCAATATGACGCGATGGTCAGCCTCGCCTATAATATCGGCACGGCGGCGCTGGGCAATTCGACGCTGCTGCGCCTCCATCTCGCGGGCCGTTATGCCGAGGCCGCCGATCAGTTCCCGCGCTGGAACAAGCAGGCCGGCAAGGTGCTGAACGGCCTCACCCGCCGGCGCGCGGTGGAACGCGCAATGTATCTCGGCGCTGCGGATGCCAAAGGGGTGGCCGATGCGGAAGGCGCGGGGGCATGA
- a CDS encoding PilZ domain-containing protein has translation MSGRPARSNLSDQGLSDDMSGGEAPSDPGAGPAPPERAPRRNLLLAATIDAPGLHAPVRIRNLSESGAMLEGAVFPDIGEPFTLRRAELSITATVVWRAGSRCGVRLDGVATVADWVAGKRVDPGPGAGRNQQYVDRVQAAVRAGTVYPDTQQPPAPAGKMSEADLTARLAQELAYVKRLLEAVGDELTDDGLIVQKHSRSLQDFDLACQILGHLAAILAAPDRGAAVDAVALQDLRARLQRGAIF, from the coding sequence ATGAGCGGACGCCCCGCTCGTTCGAACCTGTCCGACCAAGGATTGAGTGACGACATGTCAGGCGGAGAAGCGCCATCCGATCCGGGCGCCGGACCGGCACCACCGGAACGTGCGCCGCGCCGCAACCTGTTGCTGGCCGCGACGATCGACGCTCCGGGCCTGCACGCGCCGGTGCGCATCCGTAACCTGTCGGAAAGCGGCGCGATGCTGGAAGGCGCGGTGTTTCCGGATATCGGCGAGCCCTTCACGCTGCGCCGCGCCGAGTTGAGCATTACGGCGACGGTGGTGTGGCGCGCCGGGTCGCGCTGCGGCGTCAGGCTCGACGGGGTGGCGACGGTCGCCGACTGGGTCGCGGGCAAGCGCGTGGATCCGGGGCCGGGCGCGGGCCGCAATCAGCAATATGTCGACCGGGTCCAGGCCGCGGTGCGCGCCGGCACGGTCTATCCCGACACGCAGCAACCCCCCGCCCCGGCGGGCAAGATGAGCGAGGCGGACCTCACCGCGCGGCTGGCGCAGGAGCTCGCCTATGTCAAACGCTTGCTGGAGGCGGTCGGCGACGAGCTGACCGATGACGGCCTGATCGTGCAGAAACATTCCAGATCGCTGCAGGATTTCGACCTGGCCTGCCAGATCCTCGGGCATCTCGCGGCGATCCTGGCGGCGCCCGACCGGGGCGCGGCAGTCGATGCGGTCGCGCTGCAGGATCTGCGCGCGCGGTTGCAGCGCGGGGCTATTTTCTAG
- a CDS encoding carbamoyltransferase C-terminal domain-containing protein, which produces MIVLGINHSSYHDSSAAIVKDGLPIFAIAEERLSKVKHDAAFPDLAIRACLDHAGITLGEVDEIVIGWQEYAQSLKRTVGNVLSRKDPMPFKALPGFIVRDSLAQYQRKTERMMKRHFTGKFVAPRRIDHHYAHALSAYVPSGMDEATVVVIDGRGAWEASSIWHGKGTRLEHVETINFPNSLGLFYATFTGFLGFEKYADEWKVMGLAPYGTPGAVDLSPFVSYGDGRYEVRSDLLLLREGDREYAGVERYLGAARDPDAELTQADRDLAWAVQDMCERVECDFIAKAIERAGSRNLCIAGGVGLNSKANGLFLQKELCDEIFVQPAAGDDGVALGAALAPSFEAGVREMTQMSAYLGPSFTREQVRADLIKFKLPFREVESPAKAAAELLAKGALVGWFQGREEFGPRALGHRSIIADPKPIENRDRVNNAVKFREEWRPFAPSVLEAHCDELFESYQDSPFMILTFPAKPLAKEKLAAAIHVDGSARVQTVREGRNDVYFDMISEFHKLTGTPGVMNTSFNLKGEVIVNTPFDAVRTFYTSGLDALVIENFVVEKGV; this is translated from the coding sequence ATGATCGTTCTTGGCATCAATCATAGCTCTTATCACGATTCCTCCGCGGCAATTGTCAAAGACGGTCTCCCAATTTTTGCCATAGCCGAAGAGCGGCTGAGCAAGGTCAAGCATGACGCCGCCTTTCCCGACCTGGCGATCAGGGCTTGCTTAGACCATGCCGGCATCACCCTCGGGGAAGTCGATGAAATCGTCATCGGCTGGCAGGAATATGCGCAAAGTCTCAAGCGGACCGTCGGCAACGTCCTGTCACGCAAAGATCCTATGCCGTTCAAGGCGCTCCCCGGGTTCATCGTTCGCGATTCTTTGGCCCAATATCAACGAAAAACCGAGCGAATGATGAAACGTCATTTCACGGGTAAGTTCGTCGCCCCGCGCCGCATCGATCACCATTATGCGCATGCGCTGAGCGCCTATGTGCCGTCGGGAATGGATGAAGCAACGGTCGTGGTAATCGATGGTCGTGGCGCATGGGAAGCGTCGAGCATCTGGCACGGAAAAGGCACCCGGCTGGAGCATGTCGAAACGATCAATTTTCCAAATTCACTTGGGCTATTCTACGCGACGTTCACCGGATTCCTCGGCTTCGAGAAATATGCCGATGAGTGGAAGGTCATGGGGCTGGCGCCTTATGGCACGCCAGGCGCGGTCGATCTTTCGCCGTTCGTGTCCTATGGCGACGGCCGATACGAGGTGCGTTCCGACCTGCTGCTGTTGCGCGAGGGGGACCGCGAATATGCCGGCGTGGAACGCTATCTCGGCGCGGCACGCGACCCTGATGCCGAACTGACCCAGGCGGACCGCGATCTGGCCTGGGCGGTGCAGGACATGTGCGAACGCGTCGAGTGCGACTTCATCGCCAAGGCGATCGAACGCGCCGGCAGCCGCAACCTGTGCATTGCCGGCGGCGTCGGCCTCAATTCCAAGGCGAACGGCCTGTTCCTGCAAAAGGAACTGTGCGACGAGATTTTCGTCCAGCCCGCGGCCGGCGATGATGGCGTTGCACTGGGCGCGGCGCTGGCCCCCTCGTTCGAGGCGGGCGTGCGCGAGATGACGCAGATGTCGGCTTATCTCGGGCCGAGCTTTACGCGCGAACAGGTCAGGGCGGACCTGATCAAGTTCAAGCTGCCTTTCCGCGAAGTCGAATCGCCGGCCAAGGCCGCGGCCGAACTGCTCGCCAAGGGCGCGCTGGTCGGCTGGTTTCAGGGGCGTGAGGAATTCGGTCCGCGCGCGCTCGGCCACCGGTCGATCATCGCCGATCCGAAGCCGATCGAAAATCGCGACCGGGTCAACAATGCGGTGAAATTCCGCGAGGAGTGGCGGCCGTTCGCGCCGTCGGTCCTGGAGGCGCATTGCGACGAGCTGTTCGAAAGCTATCAGGACAGCCCGTTCATGATCCTGACCTTCCCGGCCAAGCCGCTCGCCAAGGAGAAGCTGGCAGCGGCGATCCATGTCGATGGCAGCGCGCGCGTGCAGACGGTGCGCGAAGGCCGCAACGATGTGTATTTCGACATGATCAGCGAGTTCCACAAGCTGACCGGAACACCGGGCGTGATGAACACCAGTTTCAACCTGAAGGGTGAAGTGATCGTCAACACCCCGTTCGACGCGGTTCGCACCTTCTATACCTCCGGGCTGGACGCGCTGGTGATCGAGAACTTCGTGGTTGAAAAAGGCGTTTGA
- a CDS encoding HNH endonuclease — translation MSLGVFVHREDSIYADSPAEQYQFPAPYLGRAEPCVGQWILYYEPVKVKNSRGYFAMARVQRILPDPTIAKMYIAVIEPGSYLEFANPVAFKGPDGHHEQGLLNDEQRLSGRAQAAVRPISPQDFNRIIDLGFADRDDLLPRIDLPDASSLREERASFSYDQERERIAFYSSRIVRDRVFRKIVLRAYGERCAITGLRLINGGGRAEAEAAHIRPVGANGPDIVSNGLALSGTVHWMFDRGLISLSDDLDILVSRQANDAESVRAMINRTGRAFLPLRAMDRPHPHFLQWHRDHCFKH, via the coding sequence ATGTCGCTAGGCGTCTTTGTCCACCGCGAGGACTCGATCTATGCCGACAGTCCGGCGGAGCAATATCAATTTCCCGCCCCCTATCTCGGGCGCGCAGAACCATGTGTCGGTCAATGGATTCTCTATTACGAGCCAGTGAAGGTGAAGAACTCGCGCGGTTATTTCGCCATGGCGCGCGTACAGCGAATCCTCCCCGATCCGACGATAGCAAAAATGTACATCGCGGTGATCGAGCCCGGCAGCTATCTGGAATTCGCCAACCCGGTGGCGTTTAAAGGCCCGGACGGCCATCATGAACAAGGTCTGCTGAACGACGAACAGCGGCTTTCAGGTCGGGCTCAGGCAGCGGTGAGGCCGATTTCGCCACAGGATTTCAACCGCATTATCGATCTCGGTTTCGCCGACCGGGATGACCTGCTGCCCCGTATCGATCTGCCTGACGCGTCATCGCTGCGTGAGGAGCGCGCATCGTTCAGCTATGATCAGGAGCGGGAAAGAATTGCCTTCTACAGTAGCCGGATCGTCCGCGACCGCGTATTCCGCAAAATCGTGCTGCGCGCCTATGGCGAGCGTTGCGCCATCACCGGCCTGCGCCTCATCAACGGTGGTGGCCGCGCCGAGGCGGAAGCGGCGCATATCCGCCCGGTCGGGGCCAACGGACCCGACATTGTCAGCAACGGCCTCGCGCTATCGGGCACCGTGCACTGGATGTTCGATCGCGGCCTGATCAGCTTGTCCGACGATCTCGACATCCTCGTCTCGCGTCAGGCCAACGATGCTGAAAGTGTGCGCGCGATGATCAACCGCACCGGCCGCGCATTCCTGCCGCTTCGCGCGATGGATCGTCCGCATCCGCACTTCCTGCAATGGCATCGCGACCATTGCTTCAAACACTGA